One window from the genome of Bacillus rossius redtenbacheri isolate Brsri chromosome 10, Brsri_v3, whole genome shotgun sequence encodes:
- the LOC134536103 gene encoding integrator complex subunit 12-like: protein MATIELDPHFVRAIRLMNSTTVRDADEQIRTMLEEAVKQKYGTAKTIAVIEKESMGKRKEEVVVVGESGPESGRPSPEVVDLEDDEFGLGILEDDLTCVVCHGMGVTARNQLVECVECHALYHQECHSPPVTDMNDARSVWYCAGCAKAVGKPPARASPKFLERQDAAPFKPPSGRSTPNATPAALPKSPAGAGGSKLAKPAPPKVNIVSVDKRLQDMKKKAAAKLHEKRKHPK, encoded by the coding sequence ATGGCGACCATAGAGCTGGACCCGCACTTCGTGCGAGCCATACGGCTCATGAACTCGACGACGGTGAGGGACGCGGACGAGCAGATCAGGACGATGCTGGAGGAGGCCGTAAAGCAGAAGTACGGCACGGCCAAGACGATCGCCGTGATAGAGAAGGAGAGCATGGGGAAGAGGAAggaggaggtggtggtggtgggggagtCTGGCCCGGAGAGCGGCCGGCCCTCCCCCGAGGTGGTGGACCTGGAAGACGACGAGTTCGGGCTGGGCATACTGGAGGACGACCTGACGTGCGTGGTGTGCCACGGCATGGGCGTGACGGCTCGCAACCAGCTGGTGGAGTGCGTGGAGTGCCACGCCCTGTACCACCAGGAGTGCCACAGCCCGCCCGTCACCGACATGAACGACGCGCGCTCCGTGTGGTACTGCGCCGGCTGCGCCAAGGCCGTGGGCAAGCCCCCCGCCAGGGCCTCGCCCAAGTTCCTGGAGCGCCAGGACGCCGCCCCCTTCAAGCCGCCGAGCGGGCGGTCCACGCCCAACGCCACGCCCGCCGCCCTCCCCAAGAGCCCCGCCGGTGCGGGGGGCAGCAAGCTGGCCAAGCCGGCGCCGCCCAAGGTCAACATAGTGAGCGTGGACAAGCGCCTGCAGGACATGAAGAAGAAGGCAGCGGCCAAGCTGCACGAGAAGCGCAAGCACCCCAAGTAG